A window from Balearica regulorum gibbericeps isolate bBalReg1 chromosome 1, bBalReg1.pri, whole genome shotgun sequence encodes these proteins:
- the LOC142601358 gene encoding histone H4 produces MSGRGKGGKGLGKGGAKRHRKVLRDNIQGITKPAIRRLARRGGVKRISGLIYEETRGVLKVFLENVIRDAVTYTEHAKRKTVTAMDVVYALKRQGRTLYGFGG; encoded by the coding sequence ATGTCTGGCAGAGGCAAGGGCGGGAAGGGGCTCGGCAAGGGGGGCGCCAAGCGGCACCGCAAGGTGCTGCGCGACAACATCCAGGGCATCACCAAGCCGGCCATCCGCCGCCTGGCTCGGCGCGGCGGCGTGAAGCGCATCTCGGGGCTCATCTACGAGGAGACGCGCGGCGTGCTCAAGGTCTTCCTGGAGAACGTGATCCGCGACGCCGTCACCTACACCGAGCACGCCAAGAGGAAGACGGTCACGGCCATGGACGTGGTCTACGCCCTCAAGCGCCAGGGACGCACCCTCTACGGCTTCGGCGGCTAA
- the LOC142601382 gene encoding histone H3: protein MARTKQTARKSTGGKAPRKQLATKAARKSAPATGGVKKPHRYRPGTVALREIRRYQKSTELLIRKLPFQRLVREIAQDFKTDLRFQSSAVMALQEASEAYLVGLFEDTNLCAIHAKRVTIMPKDIQLARRIRGERA, encoded by the coding sequence ATGGCGCGTACGAAGCAGACGGCGCGTAAGTCGACGGGCGGGAAGGCGCCCCGCAAGCAGCTGGCCACCAAGGCGGCCCGCAAGAGCGCGCCGGCCACGGGCGGCGTGAAGAAGCCGCACCGCTACCGGCCCGGCACGGTGGCGCTGCGCGAGATCCGGCGCTACCAGAAGTCGACGGAGCTGCTGATCCGCAAGCTGCCCTTCCAGCGCCTGGTGCGCGAGATCGCGCAGGACTTCAAGACCGACCTGCGCTTCCAGAGCTCGGCCGTGATGGCGCTGCAGGAGGCGAGCGAGGCCTACCTGGTGGGGCTCTTCGAGGACACCAACCTCTGCGCCATCCACGCCAAGCGCGTCACCATCATGCCCAAGGACATCCAGCTGGCCCGCCGCATCCGCGGTGAGCGCGCTTAA
- the LOC142601383 gene encoding histone H2A-IV produces MSGRGKQGGKARAKAKSRSSRAGLQFPVGRVHRLLRKGNYAERVGAGAPVYLAAVLEYLTAEILELAGNAARDNKKTRIIPRHLQLAIRNDEELNKLLGKVTIAQGGVLPNIQAVLLPKKTDSHKAKAK; encoded by the coding sequence ATGTCCGGCCGCGGGAAGCAGGGCGGGAAGGCGCGCGCCAAGGCCAAGTCGCGCTCGTCGCGGGCCGGGCTGCAGTTCCCGGTGGGCCGCGTGCACCGCCTGCTGCGCAAGGGCAACTACGCGGAGCGGGTGGGCGCCGGCGCCCCGGTGTACCTGGCGGCCGTGCTGGAGTACCTGACGGCCGAGATCCTGGAGCTGGCGGGCAACGCGGCCCGCGACAACAAGAAGACGCGCATCATCCCCCGGCACCTGCAGCTGGCCATCCGCAACGACGAGGAGCTCAACAAGCTGCTGGGCAAGGTGACCATCGCGCAGGGCGGGGTGCTGCCCAACATCCAGGCCGTGCTGCTGCCCAAGAAGACCGACAGCCACAAGGCTAAAGCCAAGTAA
- the LOC142601356 gene encoding histone H3 produces MARTKQTARKSTGGKAPRKQLATKAARKSAPATGGVKKPHRYRPGTVALREIRRYQKSTELLIRKLPFQRLVREIAQDFKTDLRFQSSAVMALQEASEAYLVGLFEDTNLCAIHAKRVTIMPKDIQLARRIRGERA; encoded by the coding sequence ATGGCGCGTACGAAGCAGACGGCGCGTAAGTCGACGGGCGGGAAGGCGCCCCGCAAGCAGCTGGCCACCAAGGCGGCCCGCAAGAGCGCGCCGGCCACGGGCGGCGTGAAGAAGCCGCACCGCTACCGGCCCGGCACGGTGGCGCTGCGCGAGATCCGGCGCTACCAGAAGTCGACGGAGCTGCTGATCCGCAAGCTGCCCTTCCAGCGCCTGGTGCGCGAGATCGCGCAGGACTTCAAGACCGACCTGCGCTTCCAGAGCTCGGCCGTGATGGCGCTGCAGGAGGCGAGCGAGGCCTACCTGGTGGGGCTCTTCGAGGACACCAACCTCTGCGCCATCCACGCCAAGCGCGTCACCATCATGCCCAAGGACATCCAGCTGGCCCGCCGCATCCGCGGTGAGCGCGCCTGA
- the LOC104630882 gene encoding histone H2B 8: MPEPAKSAPAPKKGSKKAVTKTQKKGDKKRRKTRKESYSIYVYKVLKQVHPDTGISSKAMGIMNSFVNDIFERIAGEASRLAHYNKRSTITSREIQTAVRLLLPGELAKHAVSEGTKAVTKYTSSK; this comes from the coding sequence ATGCCGGAACCAGCTAAATCCGCTCCCGCTCCGAAGAAGGGCTCCAAGAAAGCCGTCACCAAGACGCAGAAGAAGGGTGACAAGAAACGTAGAAAGACTAGGAAGGAGAGCTACTCGATCTACGTGTACAAGGTGCTGAAGCAGGTGCACCCCGACACGGGCATCTCGTCCAAGGCCATGGGCATCATGAACTCCTTCGTCAACGACATCTTCGAGCGCATCGCCGGCGAGGCCTCGCGCCTGGCGCACTACAACAAGCGCTCCACCATCACCTCGCGGGAGATCCAGACGGCCGTGCGGCTCCTGCTGCCCGGCGAGCTGGCCAAGCACGCCGTCTCCGAGGGCACCAAGGCCGTCACCAAGTACACCAGCTCCAAGTAG